The stretch of DNA CCACAAATCTTTATTTCGAAGATAAGCTCTAGCGGTTCGGACTACCTGTTCACTGCCTGCCTTGCGGCAAGAACCACCATCACAAAAATAAATTGTAGTGGTCACTTTTGATAAATCTTTTCCCATAGTAATTAGAAGGTATAAGTAGCAGAACCTTTAATGAAAATTGGTGTTCCTGGAGTAAAATGAAAATCATCTACTGGCATCGTTTCTTGTCTGAGGCGTGAAGCATCATAAAATACGGCTTCCATCCATTGGCTATTCAACAAATTCTGAGCAGAAACACCAAAGGTTAAACTCTTATAGGTATAAGACAAAGAAGCATCCAGCAAAAAGTAAGGATCTGCCATGACCGATTCATCTTCAATCAATGGGCGAATCCCCATATACCTCATTCCAATATAAGCGTCTATTCCAATAGGGTGATTATAGGAAATAGAAGCCGTAGATGTAAACCTCGGAGCGGAAGGAATACTATTGGCATCTTCAGGCTCTTCTAGCAAAATTCCATAGCTATAATTTAAGGCTAGATTTAGCCATAGATTGCGGATGGGTTCATATTTGGTAGAAAAATCAAGGCCATAGCGCAACGATTTTCCATTGTCTTCAAACTCTCCAGCATCGGGTACAAATAGGTATTCTGCATCACTCTGAATCAGCCAAGTTGTTGCCGAAACAATCCATTTTTTAGCAATTCTAGCTACTCCACCAAAATCAGCAGACAAGGCTCTTGGTAATGGATCAACACTTAAGTTTTCAACGGCAGCTTGTGCATAATTAGAATGGAAGCCACTTCCGCCTTTTAAGAACAATTGAAGCTCTGGGATGGGATTATAAAAAATAGAAATTTTAGGGCTAAATCGGTGGGCAATTCGTCCTTTTGAGCTTTGTTCTAATTGGTTGTTTACCTTAAATTGAAATAAATCAAGACGAGTTCCAAACTGTACAATCCATTGCTCGTTTAACCTCCATCTTTCTTTGATATACAACCAATAATTTATTTCTTGGACGTTGTTATTATCATTAATCGCTAAAGCTTTTCTTTGAATAGAAGATAGCATTTTGGAATGCGTGAAATCAGCACGAATTCCTGCTGAAATTGTACTTTTTAAAGTAGTCCTAGCGAATAGCTTATCGTTTCGATGGTACTCAAAAGTATAACCAAACAAATTCCTTTGCTCCACTTGATCTATCATATCCCCGTTTAGGCTGTCGTTCAAGAAAAAGGTGAAATTTGAAAACAATTGGTATTGATTGTTAGAATAGTATGCAAAGTTGTTAATGCGCTGATTCTTTCCCAATAAAGAAGCTAACTTTATACTTGCGTTAATTCGTCCAGTGCTTCCACCTTCGGTATCATCAATAGCGCCAAACCATCCAATCGTATTATTGGTAACAGCCCTTAATGGAATTTGCCCTGAAGCGTCCCAACTGCTCTTAAAATAAGAAGCACCAACAGTCAAGGAAGTAGACGACCCAATTTGGGTGTTGTACTTAAACACAGCATTTAGCTTTTTGAACTTTTGATCGGCTTCAAAAAAGCCTCGGTTAAGCGTTCCTTCTATTGCTAAAAATGCTTTTTCGTAATTTTTCTTGGAAAAAAATCGATTCTTAGGGGTTAAGTTCAATCGAACAAGCCCTCTCAAAAATCCATATTGGCCAATATCTAATTTTATAGAATTTTTAGACAAGCCATTAATCATTTTGAATCTAGCTGCTCCAGAAACAGCAAAGTTTCCATTTTGTATTTCATGAGATCCTTTGTAAAAATCAGCATCTTGGATAAGTTCAGGAATCATAAAATGCATATCGGCATAACCTTGACCATGTGCATGGTTGGATAAGTTAATGGGAATTCCATCTACAAAAACCGCAAAATCTGTCCCATGGTCATTGTCAAAACCTCTCAAAAAAATCTGTTCGGCCTTGCCGCCTCCAGCATGTTGAGCAATAAACACTCCGCTCATTGTACGAAGCAAGTCTTGGGCATTGTTTGCAGGCATTAGCTTCAAGTCAATTTTATCTATTTGCTGTGTCCCTAAAGTGGTGTTCCTATCAGCAACAATGCTAATCTCTTGAAGATATTCGCTACCCACTTCTAATTTAATTTGAGGAGCAGCAATTATATCTCGAAAAATAACGGTCTGTGTTTTATAGCCTAAACAAGAAAACTCAATGGTATCAGTAGGGCTGCCTTCTATCCTAAACCAACCAACATCATTGGAAGCCGCAACTACTTTTGTTTGTTTGTTGAATACATTGACAAAAGGAATAGCAAGCCCTGTTTGGTGCTCAACAATTTGAGCGTGGACTTCTTCTTTTGCAAAAAGGGATGAATGAAAGAAAAAGAAAAAGAAAATAAGGACAAAAAAATAGCTTCTCATTGTTTTACATAGATTAGATTGTTGTAAAAAAAGAAGCTTTGGGATAGGTGTATAATACACAGAATCTTTGCCCTACTATAAAAGGCAAGATTTAAGATGTAGCTGTACACAATAAACTTTTATTCCCGAAAGCTCTATTTGTATCGAAATATATGGCAGGTCTTCTGACTTACTCCGCTTTTGATTACCTTCCCAGCTTATAGCCAGTGGTTTTTGCTTATCAAAAGTTGTTTAGGAGCTTACAGCTGCGGGTACAGTTCTTGATTTTCACAAGATTCCCTTTTAATTTTGAAGCATAAAATCACATTCATTTATGCTTCAAAAACCTAAATATTTTTGCGAAGATATTCATATTATTAAATCTATCGCAATAGACTTGTACTTTATTTCAAATAAATTTAATTAGCGCTCCTCTCCTATGCGACTATGGTTACCATTCTGGAGGAGCCTCAGAGTAGTATAATTTTTTGTGGGTAGCATCATAGAGCCCTCGGTTCCATAAATTTGTTTTTACTTTGATTTTGCTACCATTCTTGAAGAAATTAGGAACTTTTCTAAAACCTACAGAATTAGCTCTTACCAAATGGTAATTATTGAGCAACAAATCTTTTTTGGGAGGAGACTCCTCTCCTTTTTTAAATTTTAGGAGTTCATTTATTGATGCTGTTTCAAAAATATGGTGGACACTTCGATCTAGCCGAATTACAGTAGTGACCTCCTTACTTTTAAGCAAATTAACCTTGTCCCATTTTAAATAAGACCAACGGCAATAAGTTTGTTTAAGTCCTATCTTTACAATTTTCTTCCCATACACTTTCATAATGTATTTAAAGAGTTTAGGGTTTTTCTCCCATAGAATTACTCTTCTTGAAATGAATGAAGAACTCCATGTATTATCTTTTTCTGTATATGCCAAATCTGATTCTGAATAGATCAAATCAAACGTTATTTTATTGCTGTCTACCTTTAATAAATTTCCATTTTTAATGACATCTTCATCTCCTAGCTCTATAGGAGTGCTTATCAACAAAGACAAATTGAGAGTATCTTGAGTCCAATTTTCTAACCAATAAAAATAATGTTTTTTGCTATTTCCATCCTTCAAAGCCTTAACTTCAAAAAAAAGATCCTCATTAATGGTGAATTTTTGAGCTCGATGCAAACTAAGCGGATAATCATCACCTTCTACAGCAACGATATAGTATTGATCCATAAATTGTTCGATCTTAACAATCTGCGACAATTCTTTTGAATGAACAAATCTATCAGGTGGCAATAAGATCCAATCCCCACTAATTTTTAATTTAGATTGAGCAAAAGCGGAAGAAATAAAAAAAAGAAAAAAAATTGTTCTCATAAAATTTTATACTTAAAGATTTTTTGTCCAAAAATTGATTTTTTTTTGTTTTTATTTATTAACTTATAATATAATCAACCCATTATACAAAACAAAAAAAGCTTATGTATACCCCTGAAGAACTCAAAAACATCCTTCTTTTATTTAAATCAGGAAGCCAAGAAAATATTGAACTTGCTCTGCAACTTGCTAAAAACTCAAATGCAGATTTGCCCTCTTTACATTTTGAAGAACTCTTTGATTATTTGGTAGCGATAAAAGTATTTCCTCCCCAAAGAGATATTTCTCTTGCCGAAAAAATTTATCAAATTTTAGGAACAGAATCATTATCTATAACCATAGACGATCCTCAATATGCTGTTATTCCTGCCAGTATTTTTTTCTTTAAAAACTTAAAAAAACTAAGCATTGGAGCTAAAGTAAAAGTATGGATTCCACATACCATTTCTTATTTTGAAGAATTAGAAGAACTTGAAATTTATTTGCTAAATCAAAAAAACATTCCATTATCTATTTTTGAAATTTCTTCTTTAGTTAAGTTAGATTTAAGCTTGAATTTATTCAAAGAACTACCAAGAGATATTTGGAAGCTTAGAAATCTCGTTGAGCTTAACTTAATGAATTGCATCCACCTAGAAGCTATTCCTAACGAGTTATTTGGTTTGCCTAAATTAGAAAAAGTATATCTTGTTCAAACACGCATTGATCAGATCTCCCCTTCTATTGCGTATTCAAAAATCAAAGAGTATACAATTGAGTTCGATACCGCAGGAAAAAAACTATTGGCCGATCCTAAAATTGGAAAAAAATTACTAAAAAATATAAGTAAGGAAACTAAGTGGGGCTGTGATTTTATGGAAGCTATGAAATTGCGAACTTTTTCTCAATGGAAAATTAATAATATCCCAGATGAAATAAAAAAACAGGGTCTGGAGTCCATTAAACAATTTTTTAGAGAAAAAAGATAAATAATTAAGCCACTTCCCTCCCATTAATGTTTCTTTTAAAAATGGAAAGCTGCCCCTAGTTCCATTCCTATCTCATAAGGAAATATCATTAACCCAGATTCGGCTATATGTGTGGTTTGCTCGTGTTCAATGTATCTCATCTTAGGAATAAAATGAGCACGACTAGATAACTGACCATAAACACTAATTCTATCAGAAGCTTGATACGAAAGTCCTAAACCTATATGTGCTGCTAAGGAAAGAGAAGTCATATTATCATGATAGGCCAAACCTATTATGGCATTGATCCCTCCTTCTATATAAGGACTCCATTTTTTTTGTCCCAAATGATATTGAAAAGCCAAAGGAATTTCAACATTCCAAGTTTCCAGCATTGCTGATTCATTTGTATCGTTAATTGTTTTCAAATTCCAATTTGAAAATCTAATTCCAGCTTTTGCAAAAAGCCTAGGGATTAATGCACGTTGGTAATCTAATCCAAATCGATAATTTGGAGCAAAAGAAATCGTTTTGGGATAATTAGAATTAGAAGATGGTCCTAGGTTCATAGAAAGTTCTGACTCTCCTCTATAATATTGACCGACTCCACTTCCGATTGCTATTCCTGTTACTGCATTAATGGAATTTTTCTTTTTTAATTCTTGTGCTGAAAGGATAAAAGGTATTAGGAGGATAATAATTAGAAATGCTTTTTTCATAGAGATCGTCGTTTTTATTTATTAGCAATAACGGATTAGTATTGCTAAATGTTAATTCTATTGTGTTAAAATTCCAAATTTAACACAATCCCCCTCTCCTATAGCTTTCTCTTAGCCCTACTAGAATTGATGGGTAAAAAATCAATTGTATTTTTCATCTCCTTAATTGGCAATATTTTTACGAATGAGTAAAATTCATCTCTAACAAATTAACATCAACTAGACTTATAATAAGCTCAAATTGCTTAACTTACTTTGAAACTTCTTTCTAGTAGCATAGATAGATTAACAAAATAATAAATCAATATTCTCAAATTCACAGAATCAAATATTTTTATAAATGAGTAAAATTAAATACTAAAAAAGCACTGCCGCAAAACAATTTGCAACAGTGCCCAACTAAGCCCTTTTATTTGATTTAAATGCTATTCTTTTATCATTTTAACAATTTGTACGTTGCCCTTCGTTTCTACTTTAACAAAGTAAACTCCTGTTATCAAACGCTCTACTGGCAATTCAATTTGTTTTGCTGCTTGATATGCTTGTTGAAGAAGCACCCTACCATTGATGTCTAGAATTTCTATCGCTACATCTTGACTACTTTTTAATTCAATTGTTAGATAGTCTTTAGTCGGAGTAGGATAAATTTTAAAAGACAAAGTTTCTTTGGCGATCGTTCCTATGCTTAGGTTTGTGAAATTTACACAGTTTGAAGTATCTACACAATTCGTATTGCTCAGGATCACGGCGTAATTTCCATTTGAAGTAGGTACAAAACTTTGGTTCGTTGCTCCAGCAATAGGAACGTTTAAAGAATCACAATTAATCCACTGGTAATTTACGCCTGCTTGATTGGCTATCAAAGTAGTGCCATTTATAGCTACCGTTACATCTAGGTTGGTAATTGTTAAATTCAATGTCACTACGGAATCACAGCCTGCTGCATTGGTCAAGGTATGTGTAGCCGTATTGTTACTAGAGGTATATACATTTCCATCTATCCACGTATACGTATCACAAGCCGTTTGCGCATCTACTCCACTTGTACTATTTAAAATTGTCAAATTTAATGTCACTACGGAATCACAGCCTGCTGCATTGGTCAATGTATGCGTAGCTGTATTGTTACTAGAGGTATAAGTATTCCCATCTATCCACGTATACGTATCACAAGCCGTTTGGACATCTACTCCACTTGTGCTGTTTAAAATTGTCAAATTCAATGTCACTACCGAATCACAGCCTGCTGCATTGGTCAATGTATGCGTAGCTGTATTGTTACTAGAGGTATAAGTATTCCCATCTATCCACGTATATGTATCACAAGCCGTTTGTGCATCTACTCCACTTGTGCTATTTAAAATCGTCAAATTCAACGTCACTACGGAATCACAGCCTGCTGCATTGGTCAATGTATGTGTAGCCGTATTGTTACTAGAGGTATATACATTTCCATCTATCCATGTATACGTATCACAAGCCGTTTGTGCATCTACTCCACTTGTGCTGTTTAAAATCGTCAAATTCAATGTCACTACCGAATCACAGCCTGCTGCATTGGTCAGCGTATGCGTAGCCGTATTATTACTAGAGGTATAAGTATTTCCATCTATCCATGTATACGTATCACAAGCCGTTTGCGCATCTACTCCACTTGTACTATTTAAAATTGTCAAATTCAACGTCACTACCGAATCACAGCCTGCTGCATTGGTCAAGGTATGTGTGGCCGTATTATTACTAGAGGTATATACATTTCCATCTATCCATGTATACGTATCACAAGCCGTTTGTGCATCTACTCCACTTGTACTATTTAAAATTGTCAAATTCAACGTCACTACTGAATCACAGCCTGCTGCATTGGTCAATGTATGTGTAGCTGTATTATTACTAGAGGTATAAGTATTCCCATCTATCCATGTATACGTATCACAAGCCGTTTGTGCATCTACTCCACTTGTGCTGTTTAAAATCGTCAAATTCAATGTCACTACCGAATCACAGCCTGCTGCATTGGTCAGCGTATGCGTAGCCGTATTATTACTAGAGGTATAAGTATTTCCATCTATCCATGTATACGTATCACAAGCCGTTTGCGCATCTACTCCACTTGTACTATTTAAAATTGTCAAATTCAACGTCACTACCGAATCACAGCCTGCTGCATTGGTCAAGGTATGTGTGGCCGTATTATTACTAGAGGTATATACATTTCCATCTATCCATGTATACGTATCACAAGCCGTTTGTGCATCTACTCCACTTGTACTATTTAAAATTGTCAAATTCAACGTCACTACTGAATCACAGCCTGCTGCATTGGTCAATGTATGTGTAGCTGTATTATTACTAGAGGTATAAGTATTCCCATCTATCCATGTATACGTATCACAAGCCGTTTGTGCATCTACTCCACTTGTGCTATTTAAAATCGTCAAATTCAATGTCACTACCGAATCACAGCCTGCTGCATTGGTCAACGTATGTGTAGCTGTATTATTACTAGAGGTATAAGTATTCCCATCTATCCATGTATACGTATCACAAGCCGTTTGCGCATCTACTCCACTTGTGCTGTTTGAGACATTTAACAACAATACCAATATTGAATCACAGCCCATGACATTTGTCAGTGTATCAAAATAAGCACCTGCTGTTGTAGCTACTTGTGATCCCCAATAAATAGTATCTCCATAACAGATACTACTATCAATTAGCATACGATGCCCACAATCAAATTCTGCTGCCCCAACATCTCTACGAGCATCTCTAATAAACCCATTCTGTGCTGATGAGAAATCAGAAGGATTTCCTGCATTTATAGCTGTACTTCCCCACATGGGTAGCCTAGTAAGCGTTGTGCCACCATTATCTTGCAAAGGGCCTAAATTTAAACCACTAGATGAGAAAATAGAATGGGTTGGCGTATAATATTGTGAAGGGTTAGAGGAAACACCCCCTAAAATGATGCTGCTGATTGATTTAAATTTATGATAAAATCCTGTATTTCCATGATATGGATTAAAAGGAGATGCATAGTAATTAGCTCCTTGCATCAAAGTAGAATTAATGATATTCAAATTTGCTTCAAAAGAACTATTGGCTCGAAAATCTACAGCCCTTCCAGCATTATTAGTAAAGGTACTTGTTCTTACAGAACAGTTGGAACGACTGCGACTCGTATACTGTCGTACTACAGATTGCCCTCCTGTATTTCGATAAAAGGTACTCTTATTTATACTAGTATTAACAGACGTAACAATAGAACGAGAAGCACTAGAAGAAAAGTAACTCCCCTCTTGCACTAAAATGGCACTACCTTCACCAACTGAGCTATTTCTATAAAAAAAGCAACCAATTACCGTTAGATCTAATCTACGTTTTTCAGACCCAGAGGCCACATAATAAGTCAACCCAATCGCTCCTCCTTCATGAGAATCGTTGTTTTCAAACTTTGAGTTGTGAACTTCTAGTTTCTTATTGATTAATTGTCCGACTCCTGAACTACTTATGCTAATAGCACCTCCTTTAGAATTTGCATAATTATTCTTAAAAACGCTATTTTTAACAATCAATTCTTGTGTAATCATATACCGATACGATGGAATAGAAGTAGGGGTTGATCCCCCAAAAAAGATTCCACCTCCATAACCACCTCCAGACTGATACTTATAACCATCCTTTACACAAATACTATCTATGGTCGTTCTTTTTTTTTGGTTGGCAGAAATGGCAAAAGGAATTTGGTAATCTTGAACCGTAAATACTCTTGATGTCCCCCCTCCACTAACATAAACCGTGTCTGTAGCATTGTATAGACCAATTAAAACAACCTCCCCAAGATTAATCGGCGAAGATACTGTAATTGTTACGCTACCATTGTTTAGTAAATTGGGATGAAAACGGATGGTATCACCTGCTGTATTAACAGTTGCTGCTGCTGCCGATCTTAACGAACCAGCTCCACTATTGCTAACAGATGTTACCCAATAAGTATTACCCCATGCTTGTATTGCTCCTAAAAAGAAAATCAAACTAAAAAAGTGCTTCATTTTTTTTAATTAATAGATTAAGAAGTTTTTAAATTTTAAAACAACCTGCCTGTCTCAACAATCATCTTTTGTTGAGTTGCAAAAGAGCTTCTTTTCTATCAAAATGACAATTCATATTTTGACTAGCTTTTAGGTATCCACACGGACAATCATAGCAACACCAAATTGGTTATCAATTGATTAATTGCTTTTTTTTTAATAATTCAATGCCCTTAAAATATTCTTTATAAAGTCCTAGAAG from Aureispira anguillae encodes:
- a CDS encoding TonB-dependent receptor; translation: MRSYFFVLIFFFFFFHSSLFAKEEVHAQIVEHQTGLAIPFVNVFNKQTKVVAASNDVGWFRIEGSPTDTIEFSCLGYKTQTVIFRDIIAAPQIKLEVGSEYLQEISIVADRNTTLGTQQIDKIDLKLMPANNAQDLLRTMSGVFIAQHAGGGKAEQIFLRGFDNDHGTDFAVFVDGIPINLSNHAHGQGYADMHFMIPELIQDADFYKGSHEIQNGNFAVSGAARFKMINGLSKNSIKLDIGQYGFLRGLVRLNLTPKNRFFSKKNYEKAFLAIEGTLNRGFFEADQKFKKLNAVFKYNTQIGSSTSLTVGASYFKSSWDASGQIPLRAVTNNTIGWFGAIDDTEGGSTGRINASIKLASLLGKNQRINNFAYYSNNQYQLFSNFTFFLNDSLNGDMIDQVEQRNLFGYTFEYHRNDKLFARTTLKSTISAGIRADFTHSKMLSSIQRKALAINDNNNVQEINYWLYIKERWRLNEQWIVQFGTRLDLFQFKVNNQLEQSSKGRIAHRFSPKISIFYNPIPELQLFLKGGSGFHSNYAQAAVENLSVDPLPRALSADFGGVARIAKKWIVSATTWLIQSDAEYLFVPDAGEFEDNGKSLRYGLDFSTKYEPIRNLWLNLALNYSYGILLEEPEDANSIPSAPRFTSTASISYNHPIGIDAYIGMRYMGIRPLIEDESVMADPYFLLDASLSYTYKSLTFGVSAQNLLNSQWMEAVFYDASRLRQETMPVDDFHFTPGTPIFIKGSATYTF
- a CDS encoding T9SS type A sorting domain-containing protein yields the protein MKHFFSLIFFLGAIQAWGNTYWVTSVSNSGAGSLRSAAAATVNTAGDTIRFHPNLLNNGSVTITVSSPINLGEVVLIGLYNATDTVYVSGGGTSRVFTVQDYQIPFAISANQKKRTTIDSICVKDGYKYQSGGGYGGGIFFGGSTPTSIPSYRYMITQELIVKNSVFKNNYANSKGGAISISSSGVGQLINKKLEVHNSKFENNDSHEGGAIGLTYYVASGSEKRRLDLTVIGCFFYRNSSVGEGSAILVQEGSYFSSSASRSIVTSVNTSINKSTFYRNTGGQSVVRQYTSRSRSNCSVRTSTFTNNAGRAVDFRANSSFEANLNIINSTLMQGANYYASPFNPYHGNTGFYHKFKSISSIILGGVSSNPSQYYTPTHSIFSSSGLNLGPLQDNGGTTLTRLPMWGSTAINAGNPSDFSSAQNGFIRDARRDVGAAEFDCGHRMLIDSSICYGDTIYWGSQVATTAGAYFDTLTNVMGCDSILVLLLNVSNSTSGVDAQTACDTYTWIDGNTYTSSNNTATHTLTNAAGCDSVVTLNLTILNSTSGVDAQTACDTYTWIDGNTYTSSNNTATHTLTNAAGCDSVVTLNLTILNSTSGVDAQTACDTYTWIDGNVYTSSNNTATHTLTNAAGCDSVVTLNLTILNSTSGVDAQTACDTYTWIDGNTYTSSNNTATHTLTNAAGCDSVVTLNLTILNSTSGVDAQTACDTYTWIDGNTYTSSNNTATHTLTNAAGCDSVVTLNLTILNSTSGVDAQTACDTYTWIDGNVYTSSNNTATHTLTNAAGCDSVVTLNLTILNSTSGVDAQTACDTYTWIDGNTYTSSNNTATHTLTNAAGCDSVVTLNLTILNSTSGVDAQTACDTYTWIDGNVYTSSNNTATHTLTNAAGCDSVVTLNLTILNSTSGVDAQTACDTYTWIDGNTYTSSNNTATHTLTNAAGCDSVVTLNLTILNSTSGVDVQTACDTYTWIDGNTYTSSNNTATHTLTNAAGCDSVVTLNLTILNSTSGVDAQTACDTYTWIDGNVYTSSNNTATHTLTNAAGCDSVVTLNLTITNLDVTVAINGTTLIANQAGVNYQWINCDSLNVPIAGATNQSFVPTSNGNYAVILSNTNCVDTSNCVNFTNLSIGTIAKETLSFKIYPTPTKDYLTIELKSSQDVAIEILDINGRVLLQQAYQAAKQIELPVERLITGVYFVKVETKGNVQIVKMIKE